Proteins encoded in a region of the Streptomyces sp. NBC_01298 genome:
- a CDS encoding GAF domain-containing protein, producing MKPWPHDLMATERQLLQSVVTVARYIYGAAASSVFMVSPDTGELIFAAVAGEGEQGLVGRRFEPGTGIAGWVAASGQPLITDDVGATDRFARDAAASTGYVPASIMAAPLIADGECIGVIEVLDRHVHDEHAPGRELDDIELLGLLATQAALSLALLRRSEQAASGAPRMGELVARLSQHAVMDASDPLAVSLLSISLDLLDRGSHPGSKVV from the coding sequence ATGAAACCCTGGCCGCACGATCTGATGGCCACCGAACGTCAACTCCTGCAGTCTGTCGTCACGGTGGCCCGGTACATCTACGGGGCGGCCGCCTCCTCGGTCTTCATGGTGAGCCCCGACACCGGTGAGCTGATCTTCGCGGCGGTGGCGGGCGAGGGCGAACAGGGCCTGGTCGGCCGGCGCTTCGAGCCCGGCACCGGCATCGCCGGCTGGGTGGCGGCCAGCGGACAGCCGCTGATCACGGACGACGTGGGCGCCACGGACCGGTTCGCCCGCGACGCGGCGGCCTCCACCGGGTACGTTCCCGCGAGCATCATGGCCGCCCCGCTCATCGCGGACGGGGAGTGCATCGGCGTGATCGAGGTACTGGACCGCCACGTGCACGACGAGCACGCTCCCGGCCGGGAGCTCGACGACATCGAACTGCTGGGCCTGCTGGCCACGCAGGCCGCCCTGAGCCTCGCCCTGCTGCGGCGCAGCGAGCAGGCCGCGAGCGGGGCGCCGCGCATGGGCGAGCTGGTGGCCAGGCTGTCCCAGCACGCGGTCATGGACGCCTCCGACCCGCTGGCCGTCTCCCTGCTGAGCATCTCGCTGGACCTGCTGGACCGGGGTTCGCACCCCGGTTCGAAGGTGGTCTGA
- a CDS encoding helix-turn-helix domain-containing protein, whose translation MVHSVEAETPSFPELLRFKRVQAGLTQRTLADMSTISPRTIRALESGRVNARMQTVRLLADALGLDGLARELFVTAGLGGGGPAPVGAGPCPAVPRSVNALLGRDVEVRSMVGALESDHRRMISLSGLAGVGKSRVAAETAARLSSRRGWPVLWIGSGTTAPAGPGTAFGPLLRSLRLLVESGAQDVSAVCRLIGRHELLLVLDGVADARDPVGVEELLAYCPGIRVVSTSRAPWTVAGVQGTVLAPLALPGPDGEGTAAGSLDVLTAVPSVRLLVERLAEVRPGFVLGRADAVAAVRLCRTLDGLPAALEAAAAGCGVLSLRRLADMPATELLELPAAARPVGVPGTIGCPIRSGVERLDPVPRKLLGELAGFDMALTACEAAEALGLPMNQVVGGLGALTGGGFVRAAHGEAETRLHLPNLVRAALG comes from the coding sequence ATGGTCCACAGTGTCGAGGCCGAGACTCCGTCGTTTCCCGAACTCCTCCGCTTCAAGCGCGTCCAGGCCGGGCTCACGCAGCGGACGCTCGCCGACATGTCGACGATCAGCCCGCGCACGATCCGCGCCCTGGAGTCGGGCCGGGTGAACGCGCGGATGCAGACCGTCCGGCTGCTCGCCGACGCCTTGGGGCTGGACGGCCTGGCGCGGGAGCTCTTCGTCACCGCCGGCCTGGGCGGCGGGGGGCCGGCTCCGGTCGGGGCCGGGCCCTGCCCGGCGGTGCCCAGGTCCGTCAACGCCCTCCTCGGACGGGACGTCGAGGTCCGGTCGATGGTGGGCGCCCTGGAATCGGACCACCGCCGGATGATCTCGCTCTCGGGCCTCGCCGGCGTGGGAAAGTCGCGGGTCGCGGCGGAGACGGCGGCCCGGCTGAGCTCCCGGCGCGGCTGGCCGGTGCTGTGGATCGGGTCGGGAACGACGGCCCCGGCCGGTCCCGGCACGGCCTTCGGCCCCTTGCTGCGGTCCTTGCGCCTGCTCGTCGAATCGGGTGCTCAGGACGTGTCCGCGGTCTGCCGGCTGATCGGCCGGCACGAGCTGCTGCTCGTGCTCGACGGGGTCGCGGACGCGCGGGACCCGGTTGGCGTGGAGGAGCTGCTGGCGTACTGCCCGGGCATCCGGGTGGTCAGCACGTCACGGGCGCCGTGGACCGTGGCGGGCGTCCAGGGGACGGTGCTCGCGCCCCTGGCCCTCCCCGGGCCGGACGGGGAGGGGACGGCGGCGGGATCCCTGGACGTCTTGACCGCCGTGCCGTCGGTGCGGCTGCTTGTGGAACGGCTCGCCGAGGTCCGGCCGGGGTTCGTACTGGGCCGGGCGGACGCGGTGGCCGCGGTAAGGCTGTGCCGGACCCTGGACGGTCTGCCGGCCGCGCTGGAAGCGGCGGCCGCGGGGTGCGGGGTACTGAGCCTGCGGCGCCTCGCGGACATGCCGGCGACGGAGCTGCTCGAACTGCCGGCGGCCGCCCGGCCGGTCGGCGTCCCCGGGACGATCGGCTGCCCGATCCGGTCGGGGGTCGAGCGGCTGGACCCCGTACCGCGCAAGCTCCTTGGCGAACTGGCCGGTTTCGACATGGCCTTGACGGCCTGCGAGGCCGCCGAAGCGCTGGGCCTGCCGATGAACCAGGTGGTCGGCGGACTCGGTGCGCTGACGGGCGGCGGGTTCGTCCGGGCCGCGCACGGGGAGGCGGAGACCCGCCTGCACCTGCCGAACCTGGTGCGGGCGGCCCTTGGCTGA
- a CDS encoding S9 family peptidase: protein MTKPAVPLIPHSVLFGNPSYLVPEISPDGTRLVYLAPDDGVLNVWTAPVDRPGEARPVTHDRGRGIRTYGLCHDDRTLFYLRDRDGDESWRVHLVDLITGRERCATPFDGVQARVLAHNRWHPTTLLIGLNKDRPALHDVYALDLLTDRLTKVAENPGYLSWIVDTDLRVRGGTVVKPDGGLSVFLDPPEDSGAPGGPDGATPWLDVPYDDAMGTRVLGFSRDGATCHLLSSIGANAGRLFAVELATGRRTLLAHDPVYDVKQVEFDPVTRRPQAALFAKDRDEWVFLDEEFGKDIGRIRGELALLSVDGEVYVDRTDRGDRLWTVSVVTGAGPVLYYVYDRPAGTLRHLFSHQRELEAYTLARMEPFAFSARDGVTVHGYVTWPPGAERTGLPAVVNVHGGPWARHTFAFDEEAQLLANRGYACVQVNFRGSTGYGKHFRNLGAKQWGAAMQTDLLDAVAHLVADGGIDPARIAIMGCSYGGYAALVGAAFTPEVFTCAIDLCGPSNLLTLLAAGAPYRTVLRSFMHAQVGDPETERAMLWERSPLSRVDEIRIPLLIVQGANDVRVPRAEAEQIVAALEAKQLPYEYLLFPDEGHGLSRPANRQAYYAAVERFLAEHLG, encoded by the coding sequence GTGACCAAGCCGGCCGTACCGCTGATCCCGCACTCCGTCCTGTTCGGCAACCCGTCGTACCTCGTGCCCGAGATCTCCCCGGACGGGACCCGTCTCGTCTACCTGGCCCCGGACGACGGCGTCCTGAACGTGTGGACGGCGCCCGTGGACCGGCCCGGGGAGGCGAGGCCCGTCACGCACGACCGGGGCCGCGGCATCCGCACGTACGGCCTGTGCCACGACGACCGCACCCTGTTCTACCTGCGCGACCGGGACGGCGACGAGAGCTGGCGGGTCCACCTCGTCGACCTGATCACCGGCCGGGAGCGCTGCGCCACCCCCTTCGACGGAGTCCAGGCACGGGTGCTGGCGCACAACCGGTGGCACCCGACGACCCTGCTGATCGGACTGAACAAGGACCGGCCCGCGCTGCACGACGTCTACGCCCTGGACCTGCTGACGGACCGGCTCACCAAGGTCGCGGAGAACCCCGGGTACCTGAGCTGGATCGTGGACACCGACCTGCGGGTGCGCGGCGGCACGGTGGTGAAGCCGGACGGCGGCCTGTCCGTGTTCCTCGACCCGCCGGAGGATTCGGGGGCTCCGGGCGGACCGGACGGTGCCACGCCCTGGCTCGACGTGCCCTACGACGACGCCATGGGGACGCGCGTGCTCGGCTTCTCCCGCGACGGCGCCACCTGCCACCTCCTGTCCTCCATCGGGGCCAACGCCGGCCGCCTGTTCGCCGTCGAACTCGCCACCGGCCGGCGGACGCTGCTCGCGCATGACCCGGTGTACGACGTCAAACAGGTCGAGTTCGACCCGGTGACCCGCAGGCCGCAAGCGGCGCTGTTCGCGAAGGACCGCGACGAATGGGTCTTCCTGGACGAGGAGTTCGGCAAGGACATCGGCCGGATCCGCGGCGAGCTCGCCCTCCTGTCGGTCGACGGCGAGGTCTACGTGGACCGCACCGACCGCGGCGACCGGCTGTGGACGGTCTCGGTGGTGACCGGAGCCGGCCCCGTCCTCTACTACGTCTACGACCGGCCGGCCGGGACGCTGCGCCACCTCTTCAGCCACCAGCGGGAGCTCGAGGCGTACACGCTGGCCCGGATGGAGCCCTTCGCGTTCTCCGCGCGCGACGGGGTCACCGTCCACGGCTACGTCACCTGGCCGCCCGGCGCCGAACGCACGGGCCTGCCCGCGGTGGTGAACGTGCACGGCGGGCCCTGGGCCCGCCACACCTTCGCGTTCGACGAGGAGGCGCAGCTCCTGGCCAACCGCGGCTACGCCTGCGTCCAGGTCAACTTCCGCGGTTCGACGGGCTACGGCAAGCACTTCCGCAACCTGGGCGCCAAGCAGTGGGGTGCCGCGATGCAGACCGATCTGCTCGACGCGGTCGCGCACCTCGTCGCGGACGGCGGCATCGACCCCGCCCGGATCGCGATCATGGGCTGCTCGTACGGGGGGTACGCCGCGCTGGTCGGCGCGGCCTTCACCCCCGAGGTGTTCACCTGCGCGATCGACCTCTGCGGTCCGTCGAACCTGCTGACGCTGCTCGCGGCCGGGGCGCCCTACCGCACCGTGCTGCGCTCGTTCATGCACGCCCAGGTGGGGGACCCGGAAACGGAGCGCGCCATGCTGTGGGAACGCTCACCGCTGTCCCGGGTCGACGAGATCCGCATCCCGCTCCTGATCGTCCAGGGCGCCAACGACGTCCGCGTGCCCCGGGCGGAGGCGGAGCAGATCGTCGCGGCGCTGGAGGCCAAGCAACTCCCGTACGAGTACCTGCTGTTCCCGGACGAGGGGCACGGGCTGTCCCGGCCCGCGAACCGGCAGGCCTACTACGCGGCCGTGGAGCGGTTCCTCGCGGAACACCTGGGCTGA
- a CDS encoding NAD(P)/FAD-dependent oxidoreductase: MTRAVVLGGGFAGVLVAKVLSRHADEVTVVEGGRYPDGPGVRPELPQAYHSHVLVTAGAEALDTLLPGTLEALLARGAHRRGLPDGALILSADGWFRRHETGAFMVSCSRWLMDDVIRQRALADGAVTVRERTRVLGLAGDATRVTGVLVAHEDGSRETLGADLVVDATGRRSRAGRWLTAIGGPGVEEEVLDPGLAYSTRIYRAPPALAADLPAVMVHPRPERGRPGYGATLFPIEDGRWIFTLTGTRAARPPSDEPGFTDCARSLRSPLAAELLAAAEPLGGVRPFRATANRRRFFERLPLPEGFLVVGDALTAVNPVYSHGMSVALLGALRLDRELSERGARPRALPAIQAAMAAVAAESWRMATEQDRARAVAEGSGSGEGSGAGPAAGPGSGPGSAPLSAAGQRMRAKVSRAVLGSPVLMTRLFRAQTLVPVQTPFPAQEPVPARTPVPSGPALPAPSAGRPAAPPLDTDEAVAQFPELRDWWFSERGVQPPDPGREP; this comes from the coding sequence ATGACCAGGGCCGTCGTCCTCGGCGGAGGCTTCGCGGGGGTGCTGGTGGCCAAGGTGCTCTCCCGGCACGCCGACGAGGTCACCGTCGTCGAGGGCGGCCGGTACCCGGACGGGCCGGGGGTCCGGCCGGAGCTGCCGCAGGCGTACCACAGCCACGTCCTGGTGACCGCCGGCGCCGAGGCCCTGGACACGCTGCTCCCCGGAACGCTGGAGGCGCTCCTCGCCCGGGGAGCGCACCGCAGGGGCCTGCCGGACGGCGCGCTGATCCTGAGCGCGGACGGCTGGTTCCGCCGCCACGAGACCGGGGCCTTCATGGTCTCGTGCAGCCGCTGGCTGATGGACGACGTCATCCGGCAGCGGGCCCTGGCCGACGGGGCGGTCACCGTACGGGAGCGCACCCGGGTCCTGGGACTCGCGGGGGACGCGACCCGCGTGACCGGTGTCCTGGTCGCGCACGAGGACGGCTCCCGCGAGACGCTCGGCGCCGACCTGGTGGTGGACGCGACGGGCCGGCGTTCGCGGGCCGGACGCTGGCTGACCGCGATCGGCGGACCCGGAGTCGAGGAGGAGGTGCTCGACCCGGGACTGGCGTACTCCACCCGGATCTACCGGGCGCCCCCCGCCCTCGCCGCCGACCTCCCGGCGGTCATGGTGCACCCGCGGCCCGAGCGCGGCCGCCCGGGGTACGGAGCCACGCTGTTCCCCATCGAGGACGGCCGGTGGATCTTCACGCTGACCGGCACGCGCGCGGCCAGACCGCCGTCGGACGAGCCGGGATTCACGGACTGCGCCCGCTCGCTGCGCTCGCCCCTCGCGGCGGAACTACTGGCGGCGGCCGAACCCCTCGGCGGAGTAAGACCGTTCCGTGCCACCGCGAACCGCCGGAGGTTCTTCGAGCGGCTGCCGCTGCCCGAGGGCTTCCTGGTCGTCGGCGACGCGCTGACGGCCGTGAACCCCGTCTACTCGCACGGGATGTCCGTCGCACTGCTCGGCGCGCTGCGGCTGGACCGGGAGCTGAGCGAACGCGGCGCCCGGCCCCGCGCGCTGCCCGCGATCCAGGCCGCGATGGCCGCAGTGGCCGCGGAATCCTGGCGGATGGCGACCGAACAGGACCGGGCGCGGGCCGTCGCGGAGGGCTCCGGCTCAGGCGAAGGCTCAGGAGCAGGCCCAGCGGCAGGTCCCGGGTCAGGCCCCGGGTCGGCTCCCCTGTCCGCCGCCGGGCAGCGGATGCGGGCCAAGGTGTCCCGAGCGGTGCTCGGCAGCCCGGTGCTGATGACCCGGCTGTTCCGCGCCCAGACGCTGGTCCCCGTCCAGACGCCGTTCCCCGCCCAGGAACCGGTCCCCGCCCGGACGCCGGTCCCTTCCGGGCCGGCCCTCCCCGCACCCTCCGCCGGCCGCCCCGCGGCCCCGCCGCTCGACACCGACGAGGCGGTCGCGCAGTTCCCCGAACTCCGCGACTGGTGGTTCTCGGAGCGCGGCGTCCAACCACCCGACCCGGGAAGGGAACCGTGA
- a CDS encoding PqqD family protein, which produces MSLHISDAVIWQETGDGISLYHSESGDFRTLNATAAQIWALVESDGDRETVITNLSLLFAGHNPVMTARIRAEVDAFITSMIEADLIEETDAEQKEAGTQAVRSEPAARS; this is translated from the coding sequence ATGTCCCTGCACATCAGTGACGCGGTGATCTGGCAGGAGACCGGGGACGGCATCTCGCTGTACCACAGCGAGTCCGGCGACTTCCGCACCCTGAACGCGACGGCCGCCCAGATCTGGGCGCTCGTGGAGAGCGACGGGGACCGGGAGACGGTCATCACGAACCTGTCCCTGCTGTTCGCGGGGCACAACCCGGTGATGACGGCCCGCATCCGCGCGGAGGTGGACGCCTTCATCACCTCCATGATCGAAGCCGACCTCATCGAGGAGACGGACGCCGAGCAGAAGGAAGCCGGAACGCAGGCCGTACGGAGCGAGCCGGCTGCACGGTCATGA
- the stsB gene encoding StsB family radical SAM/SPASM domain sactipeptide maturase — protein sequence MRGNLVRNLSLFEVPNDLTYFVHGEDHLVVNPEVAARCVLSGREFRVLETLAAARARGEQPGLEQNDETERVLAKLILSWIVYFNGNKPKVRLSEPPLGVAYYAITDGCNLRCPYCYASSEKCLPGELDTAESLDLVSQIADFGAGTIIFTGGEPMLRKDLFQVVEHAKNSGLKANIITNATMIRTAEKARRFAELFDAVTVSLDGGTAETHDRTRGKGAFAKTHRAIQLLNEAGVAPAINHIVTSDNIHELEDFASFLDGIEIHSVRLMNHNDLGRGADDTYDFGWQDHLDVQQLVWTSPVAGKLKPDGPRPVTACSVKGNCGMGGHEIYVNSLGDVYPCKLVTGKGEFAGNIRKQRLSEIFASPVLTSMRRSTVYGGEFHADCEKCYIKANCGGGCRAAHMSESGDLRRNSRHLCRILRHGVTTQLWQETGVTRAELALDGTEMTIPRLVATGEVHEAHEQWKTYVRPPAPVPAIKVGELIPIMPVNRRLGDVPAHQ from the coding sequence ATGCGCGGAAACCTGGTTCGGAACCTGTCGTTGTTCGAGGTGCCCAACGACCTGACGTACTTCGTGCACGGCGAGGACCACCTCGTGGTCAACCCGGAGGTGGCCGCCCGGTGCGTCCTCTCCGGACGTGAGTTTCGGGTCCTCGAGACCCTGGCGGCCGCCCGGGCCCGCGGGGAGCAGCCGGGGCTGGAGCAGAACGACGAGACGGAACGCGTCCTCGCCAAGCTCATCCTGAGCTGGATCGTGTACTTCAACGGCAACAAACCCAAGGTCAGGCTGAGCGAACCGCCCCTGGGCGTCGCGTACTACGCCATCACCGACGGCTGCAACCTGCGCTGCCCGTACTGCTACGCCTCCTCGGAGAAGTGCCTGCCGGGCGAGCTCGACACCGCCGAGTCCCTGGACCTGGTCTCGCAGATCGCCGACTTCGGCGCCGGGACCATCATCTTCACCGGCGGCGAGCCGATGCTCCGCAAGGATCTCTTCCAGGTCGTCGAGCACGCCAAGAACAGCGGCCTGAAGGCCAACATCATCACCAACGCGACGATGATCCGGACCGCGGAGAAGGCCCGGCGGTTCGCCGAGCTCTTCGACGCCGTCACCGTGAGCCTCGACGGAGGCACGGCCGAGACCCACGACCGCACCCGCGGCAAGGGCGCGTTCGCCAAGACCCACCGGGCGATCCAGCTCCTCAACGAGGCCGGGGTGGCGCCGGCCATCAACCACATCGTCACCTCGGACAACATCCACGAGCTGGAGGACTTCGCCTCCTTCCTCGACGGGATCGAGATCCACAGCGTCCGCCTGATGAACCACAACGACCTGGGCAGGGGCGCGGACGACACCTACGACTTCGGGTGGCAGGACCACCTGGACGTGCAGCAGCTCGTCTGGACCTCGCCGGTCGCCGGCAAGCTCAAGCCGGACGGCCCGAGGCCGGTCACCGCGTGCTCGGTCAAGGGCAACTGCGGCATGGGCGGGCACGAGATCTACGTCAACTCCCTCGGCGACGTCTACCCGTGCAAACTCGTCACGGGCAAGGGGGAGTTCGCCGGAAACATCAGGAAGCAGCGGCTGTCGGAGATCTTCGCCAGCCCGGTCCTGACCTCGATGCGCCGGAGCACCGTGTACGGCGGGGAGTTCCACGCCGACTGCGAGAAGTGCTACATCAAGGCGAACTGCGGCGGCGGCTGCCGGGCCGCGCACATGTCGGAGTCCGGCGACCTGCGGCGCAACAGCCGCCACCTGTGCCGGATCCTGCGGCACGGAGTGACCACGCAGCTGTGGCAGGAGACCGGCGTGACCCGCGCCGAACTCGCCCTGGACGGCACCGAGATGACCATTCCCCGGCTGGTAGCCACCGGGGAGGTGCACGAGGCCCACGAGCAGTGGAAGACCTACGTCCGCCCGCCGGCGCCCGTGCCCGCGATCAAGGTGGGCGAACTGATTCCGATCATGCCGGTGAACAGGAGGCTGGGAGATGTCCCTGCACATCAGTGA
- a CDS encoding StsA-related sactipeptide RiPP: MSFNALESLRAAGVIGGTMAPALEEFYASLTPEETKVLISTKTRLAAILPDVVAHSQDWTSPEATKEGFDAAMLCACGLWSGSGQAEN, from the coding sequence ATGTCCTTCAACGCCCTGGAGTCCCTGCGTGCGGCCGGTGTCATCGGCGGCACGATGGCGCCCGCCCTCGAAGAGTTCTACGCCAGCCTGACCCCCGAGGAGACCAAGGTCCTCATCTCGACGAAGACCCGCCTCGCGGCGATCCTGCCCGACGTGGTGGCGCACTCCCAGGACTGGACCTCCCCGGAGGCCACGAAGGAGGGCTTCGACGCCGCGATGCTGTGTGCCTGCGGCCTCTGGTCGGGATCGGGCCAGGCCGAGAACTGA
- a CDS encoding AfsR/SARP family transcriptional regulator encodes MNPTGLGIVHISLLPGFVCRTDQRITDLSDTQQRLVAALVLADRPLRRVDLASRLWPDAPPDRAGARLRQTLWRLNQATTGGLLRASHTTVTLTDRVEVDYRAAARLIAAVSGAVGAVATLGAVAGGDRLPQAWSVLRHPLLNDWDDDWLVPFQEKWKVQRVQTLERLAEKFLQRRQHAAVLELADAATQADPLREGPRRIAVQSCLFAGEVADAHRRYRGYQELLAAELGVAPSGAIPRLLRQDRERQLALAAEY; translated from the coding sequence ATGAATCCCACCGGCTTAGGCATCGTGCACATATCGCTGTTGCCAGGCTTCGTCTGCCGCACCGACCAACGGATCACCGACCTCAGCGACACCCAGCAACGGCTCGTCGCGGCCCTGGTGCTCGCAGACCGTCCGCTCAGGCGCGTCGACCTGGCCTCCCGACTGTGGCCCGACGCCCCGCCCGACCGGGCGGGTGCCCGGTTGAGACAGACCCTGTGGCGGCTAAATCAAGCCACGACCGGAGGCCTGTTGCGGGCCTCGCACACCACCGTCACCCTCACCGATCGCGTCGAGGTGGACTACCGGGCTGCGGCCAGGCTGATCGCGGCGGTGTCCGGAGCGGTCGGGGCCGTCGCGACGCTCGGCGCGGTCGCGGGCGGGGACCGGCTGCCGCAGGCGTGGAGCGTACTGCGCCACCCGCTGCTGAACGACTGGGACGACGACTGGCTCGTACCGTTCCAGGAGAAGTGGAAGGTCCAGCGCGTCCAGACGCTGGAGCGCCTCGCCGAGAAGTTCCTCCAGCGCCGGCAGCACGCTGCGGTGCTCGAACTGGCCGACGCCGCCACCCAGGCCGACCCGCTGCGGGAGGGGCCCCGGCGGATCGCCGTGCAGTCGTGCCTGTTCGCCGGCGAGGTGGCCGACGCGCACCGCCGCTACCGCGGCTACCAGGAACTGCTCGCCGCCGAGTTGGGCGTGGCGCCGAGCGGGGCCATCCCGCGGCTGCTCAGACAGGACCGCGAGCGCCAGCTCGCCCTCGCGGCGGAGTACTGA
- a CDS encoding ATP-binding protein — translation MRSEQVRLAAVMVDAYTRGNHLPPAFARLGVYVVHVQSTTELMTSMRPPDLTAYRAVVPHGTPAETAARLAEFEPICVVAGQEPGVELADELSELLGLPGNGTALSRARRDKYEMIETLRRAGVRCADQLKSGSAEEIVAWAEQRGAYPVVVKPLSSAATEGVAVCRGPVEIRKAAEAVLGTVNIFGERNDEVLVQPFLDGEEYMVDFVSYGGGGGGGGGGGATPAGSGSTASASTAPTGSTTATPSPSRTPRPRPRPRPRSSPTCTRCSTLWASSTGPRTPRSSSPRRDRPSSRSGPASPAGSCRTSTTSAWAAIRPT, via the coding sequence ATGAGGAGCGAGCAAGTACGCCTGGCCGCAGTGATGGTGGACGCGTACACCAGAGGCAATCACTTGCCACCGGCCTTTGCCAGGCTGGGCGTGTACGTGGTGCACGTACAGAGCACCACCGAGCTGATGACGTCGATGCGGCCGCCCGACCTGACCGCGTACCGCGCGGTGGTGCCCCACGGCACCCCCGCCGAGACCGCCGCCAGGCTCGCGGAGTTCGAGCCGATCTGCGTGGTCGCGGGCCAGGAGCCGGGCGTCGAACTCGCCGACGAGCTCTCCGAACTGCTCGGCCTGCCGGGCAACGGCACCGCGCTGTCCCGCGCACGGCGCGACAAGTACGAGATGATCGAGACCCTGCGCCGCGCCGGGGTCCGCTGCGCGGACCAGCTGAAGAGCGGCAGCGCCGAGGAGATCGTCGCCTGGGCCGAACAGCGCGGCGCCTACCCGGTGGTCGTCAAGCCGCTGTCGTCCGCCGCCACCGAGGGCGTCGCCGTCTGCCGGGGCCCGGTGGAGATCCGCAAGGCCGCGGAGGCCGTGCTCGGCACCGTCAACATCTTCGGTGAGCGCAACGACGAGGTCCTCGTCCAGCCCTTCCTCGACGGCGAGGAGTACATGGTCGACTTCGTCTCGTACGGGGGGGGGGGGGGGGGGGGGGGGGGGGGGGGGGCCACGCCTGCGGGATCCGGCAGTACCGCAAGCGCCTCGACGGCACCCACCGGCTCTACGACCGCGACTCCGTCACCGAGCCGGACGCCGCGCCCGCGCCCGCGCCCGCGCCCGAGATCATCGCCTACATGCACGAGGTGCTCGACGCTCTGGGCATCCAGTACGGGCCCACGCACGCCGAGGTCATCGTCACCCCGCAGGGACCGGCCCTCGTCGAGATCGGGGCCCGCCTCTCCGGCGGGGTCCTGCCGGACTTCAACGACCTCTGCCTGGGCGGCAATCAGGCCGACATGA
- a CDS encoding MFS transporter has protein sequence MTVTAPVLPPPPGLSRGTALALAVAGALTVSNIYFPQPLLDAIASGLGISGSAAGLVATAAQVGYALGISLVVPLADTARLRRLTSVLLLLTTAGLLVAAFSPDLVTLTVATVALSTTTVLPQVIMPTAASMAGPGRSGSALGLIGIGLTLGSTLSRTLSGAVVGLSGDWRTAYLVAAALTGGLLLFLPRLLPERAPGGPALPYRALIASMPRLVAAHPELRLSAYLGATVFAAFSAFWATLAFHLAGPPFGLGVAWAGLFGLFSLPAALLSYSAGRLSDQHRPRYVNNLAFACVSAAFLLLGTLGDRSLIALVVGCNLLVYGGSCWQIANQVRVFRLAAGIRARLNTVFMLASFAGGSVGSFAGAALYQAYGWQGMILGCGGFLALAALGMVAGRRMD, from the coding sequence ATGACCGTCACTGCACCCGTACTGCCGCCCCCACCGGGCTTGAGCCGTGGCACCGCGCTCGCACTGGCGGTCGCCGGCGCCCTCACGGTCTCGAACATCTACTTCCCGCAGCCGCTGCTCGACGCCATCGCCTCCGGCCTCGGCATCAGCGGCTCGGCGGCGGGCCTGGTCGCCACCGCGGCGCAGGTCGGCTACGCCCTCGGCATCAGCCTCGTCGTCCCCCTCGCGGACACGGCCCGGCTGCGCCGGCTCACGAGCGTGCTGCTCCTGCTGACCACGGCGGGGCTGCTGGTCGCCGCCTTCTCCCCCGACCTGGTCACGCTCACGGTGGCCACGGTCGCGCTGTCCACCACGACGGTGCTGCCGCAGGTGATCATGCCGACCGCGGCGTCGATGGCCGGGCCGGGCCGCAGCGGCAGCGCCCTGGGCCTGATCGGCATCGGACTGACGCTCGGCTCCACGCTCTCGCGCACCCTCTCCGGCGCGGTCGTGGGCCTCAGCGGCGACTGGCGCACGGCCTACCTGGTGGCGGCGGCGCTCACCGGCGGCCTGCTCCTGTTCCTGCCCAGGCTGTTGCCCGAACGGGCCCCCGGGGGCCCGGCGTTGCCCTACCGCGCCTTGATCGCCTCCATGCCGCGGCTGGTCGCGGCCCATCCCGAGCTGCGCCTGTCGGCGTACCTGGGGGCGACGGTGTTCGCCGCCTTCAGCGCGTTCTGGGCGACCCTGGCCTTCCACCTGGCCGGCCCGCCGTTCGGTCTGGGGGTCGCCTGGGCGGGCCTGTTCGGGCTGTTCAGCCTGCCGGCCGCGCTGTTGTCGTACTCTGCGGGCCGGCTCAGCGACCAGCACCGGCCGCGCTACGTCAACAACCTGGCCTTCGCGTGCGTGAGCGCCGCCTTCCTGCTCCTCGGCACGCTCGGCGACCGGTCCCTGATCGCACTGGTCGTGGGCTGCAACCTGCTGGTGTACGGCGGCAGCTGCTGGCAGATCGCCAACCAGGTCCGCGTCTTCCGGCTGGCGGCGGGAATCCGCGCCCGCCTCAACACGGTGTTCATGCTGGCCAGTTTCGCCGGCGGCTCGGTGGGCTCGTTCGCGGGGGCCGCGCTCTACCAGGCCTACGGATGGCAGGGCATGATCCTGGGCTGCGGAGGCTTCCTGGCCCTGGCCGCCCTGGGCATGGTGGCGGGACGCCGGATGGACTGA